The Hermetia illucens chromosome 2, iHerIll2.2.curated.20191125, whole genome shotgun sequence genomic interval ACCGTCAGTATGAACGGCGATCACAATCAGGCTCCAGGTAATTAATTGCGATCGTTAGAGACATCCTGCAATATTTGAATTGAAACTATTTGATAAGGATTTGAATAGTTTTATATTTTCGTCAACGTTTCATAATGTAACCACAAAAATATTActtttcttattaatttcaattaCGTATGTTTCGTATTGGGTGGTAGAATCCAACCATGGCTACCTTACAATACCAAAGCCCAAAGTTGGGTGCTACTCAGTTCTACTCTACTTCCTAACttaattttagtaattggcattCAAATTTGATGCAATGTTACGTTTCTTTTATCGAATTACATTTCTAAGTAATACGGACCAATAATAAGGCATATTTCCTATCTATCTTCCCTAGATACTACTATGCTTCGAATAATACTTTCTCACAATTTACTCCTAATCCTAGTTCATTGGTGTACTCATTGGCCATAAGAGCAGCTCTCTCCTGGCTCCGTTTCAGCAGAGGGAGCCTCTATGTTGCGCGTTTCTGAAACGTTGGGCGAGCAGTTGATCCTGGTACAAGGACTGTTGCGATGCTGATCGATGTATGGACGGAATCTCGTGAGTTCGCAAAAGGTTGTTTCGACTAACTTCGCGGAACAAGTTGACTCGGCTGCCTCTATTGGAGCGTCGGATACTATTATTCAATCCTATTCCATTGTTTAGCGCAATTTGCATGGACAGTCGTTTGTTGCTGAGCATTTGCAGTTGCTCCGGGTTGAGCTCGATTACGTTGGGGACTAGGGCCAAGTTTTGATTGGAAATGGACGCAATGTTAGCAACGCCCCCGTTGTTAGCGCCGCAAGTGCAGGTCGATGTCATTGAGATGTTGTCATCATTCTCTCCATTGCCTGTGGGTGCTGAGGCGTCCGTCTtacttttatctttttctttgtTGTCTTCGAAGATTTTTATAACAGAGGGCGGTTGCAAGATGATTCCGTACTTTCGAAATTGATCAAGCGCGTCATCATAGGTTGGAAGACCGGAACATATCGTGTAGCTTGGCAGTGACTCCAGATCCATGTCCATTTGTCGCCGTGTGATTTCTGGTAACTCGGGACTGTGGGTTTGATCTGAAAGTAGAGA includes:
- the LOC119649602 gene encoding uncharacterized protein LOC119649602 isoform X1, which produces MITEYSSNNCSDNISLSPPYDTVDVIAEATRNNATIICDEFHLLISDDQRIFVQVKSTNAIAFTFIACALLLFFYSCCWFNRFYLCENRAASSARSFSNAAVRSAAMAAVAVISDRSLRCTGGCSRSNYPTTPREECCAIDIDQTHSPELPEITRRQMDMDLESLPSYTICSGLPTYDDALDQFRKYGIILQPPSVIKIFEDNKEKDKSKTDASAPTGNGENDDNISMTSTCTCGANNGGVANIASISNQNLALVPNVIELNPEQLQMLSNKRLSMQIALNNGIGLNNSIRRSNRGSRVNLFREVSRNNLLRTHEIPSIHRSASQQSLYQDQLLAQRFRNAQHRGSLC
- the LOC119649602 gene encoding protein commissureless 2 isoform X2; amino-acid sequence: MDSLEVLKNEVLSSSSVASTIETTSTSAPVEGLAHNYTVLLSKLEKLAALSEINNDHLNQALPTAATGHHGMSQNEYTRAISDIWVGVVLTLLILSTIFFICSCFLYHKFQKWKHSYQTHSPELPEITRRQMDMDLESLPSYTICSGLPTYDDALDQFRKYGIILQPPSVIKIFEDNKEKDKSKTDASAPTGNGENDDNISMTSTCTCGANNGGVANIASISNQNLALVPNVIELNPEQLQMLSNKRLSMQIALNNGIGLNNSIRRSNRGSRVNLFREVSRNNLLRTHEIPSIHRSASQQSLYQDQLLAQRFRNAQHRGSLC